A stretch of the bacterium genome encodes the following:
- a CDS encoding peptidoglycan bridge formation glycyltransferase FemA/FemB family protein, with the protein MEVKLVESRQDWKNFLLYQDPNSFLQSWDWGDFNQALGKEVFRLGIYSQKELVGICLLIKEKLRFATALYSPRGPVIDWQKKEVFKAFVKKASELGREEKVDFVKLEPNLLAGKENEKLFRTFGFKRAINFIQAETVWVLDLDKTEEEMLYSMRKTTRYLIRDEEKKGVKVEASRNPGEVEEFARLLNQTSFRKGFSNHSKDYYQKQFEILAKDDQMLVFKSVKSGHVQAMSIVAYYGEAAYYLHGASRPGEGSVGYLLQWEAIKEAKRRGMKYYNFWGVAAENEFKPRHPWYGFTLFKTGFGGRRVEYLRAQDLPLTPRYTLQRRADHILSLIKKFRGR; encoded by the coding sequence ATGGAAGTAAAGCTGGTTGAAAGCAGACAAGACTGGAAAAATTTTCTACTTTACCAAGACCCCAATAGCTTTCTGCAGAGCTGGGATTGGGGGGATTTTAATCAAGCCCTGGGCAAAGAAGTTTTTCGTTTGGGAATTTACTCTCAGAAGGAGTTGGTTGGAATTTGTTTGTTGATTAAAGAAAAACTCCGCTTTGCGACTGCCCTCTATTCACCCCGCGGCCCGGTCATAGATTGGCAAAAAAAAGAAGTTTTCAAAGCTTTTGTTAAAAAAGCTTCAGAATTGGGGCGTGAAGAAAAAGTTGATTTTGTCAAATTGGAACCAAATCTTTTGGCAGGAAAAGAAAACGAAAAATTGTTTCGTACCTTTGGTTTTAAGCGCGCTATCAACTTCATTCAAGCTGAAACAGTTTGGGTTCTAGATCTGGACAAAACAGAAGAAGAAATGCTTTACAGCATGCGCAAAACGACACGCTATTTGATTCGAGATGAGGAAAAAAAAGGAGTCAAAGTGGAAGCCAGCCGAAATCCGGGGGAAGTCGAAGAATTTGCTCGTTTGCTCAACCAAACTTCTTTTCGCAAGGGTTTTTCAAACCATTCCAAGGATTACTACCAGAAACAGTTTGAAATACTAGCCAAAGATGACCAAATGCTTGTTTTCAAATCAGTCAAGTCTGGACATGTTCAGGCAATGTCCATCGTGGCTTACTACGGAGAAGCGGCTTACTATCTTCATGGCGCCTCCCGACCGGGAGAGGGCTCGGTTGGTTACTTGTTGCAGTGGGAGGCGATAAAAGAAGCTAAGCGTCGAGGAATGAAGTACTACAATTTTTGGGGAGTAGCGGCTGAGAATGAGTTTAAACCGAGGCACCCTTGGTACGGTTTTACTTTGTTTAAGACTGGCTTTGGTGGGCGTCGAGTTGAATACCTCCGTGCACAAGATTTGCCCTTAACCCCTCGTTACACGCTGCAGCGAAGGGCCGATCACATCCTGAGTTTGATTAAAAAATTTCGTGGTCGCTAA
- a CDS encoding peptidoglycan bridge formation glycyltransferase FemA/FemB family protein, which translates to MVLAPPEAFLVAVSVVVGEEVGSPMDAVLIDREEQWEAFVVNSQPTFILQSWAWGEFYQSLGKKIFRLGLVNGDKLVSSALFIKYTTRFGSFLYCPRGPIFGSEGQFKKIIAKARDIAASEGCLFLRLDPLLELNSENQKFFKNQGFQEAGNYIQPEADWVLEISKPVEELVSQMRETTRRYLRKEEKEGLSVISSTKTEDAAAFADLVAQTSARKGFSGQGETYYKKIVEALGTRDQIKLYKTLKDGQVLSMAMVLFYADTAYYVHGASAQHNTSPVAYSTHIQAITDAKVKGMGFYNFGGVVKEENFKPGHPWYGITFFKMGFGGFRREYLKAQDLPLRAAYSLYTTAEKGRTQLRRLIRGYSIY; encoded by the coding sequence GTGGTTTTAGCGCCTCCGGAGGCTTTTCTGGTGGCGGTTTCGGTGGTGGTGGGGGAGGAAGTTGGTAGCCCTATGGACGCTGTATTAATTGACAGAGAAGAGCAGTGGGAGGCTTTCGTAGTAAATAGTCAGCCCACTTTTATTCTCCAATCCTGGGCCTGGGGGGAGTTTTATCAGAGTTTGGGAAAGAAAATTTTCCGTTTGGGCCTAGTTAATGGCGATAAATTGGTCTCTTCTGCTCTTTTTATCAAATACACGACTCGTTTTGGCTCCTTTCTTTATTGTCCACGCGGACCAATTTTTGGCTCCGAGGGGCAGTTTAAGAAAATTATTGCTAAAGCTCGGGATATTGCTGCTAGCGAGGGCTGTCTTTTTTTACGTCTTGATCCGCTTCTAGAATTAAACTCAGAAAATCAAAAGTTTTTCAAAAATCAAGGTTTTCAGGAAGCTGGCAATTATATTCAACCAGAGGCCGATTGGGTTTTGGAGATTTCGAAACCCGTCGAGGAGTTAGTTTCGCAAATGCGAGAAACAACCAGAAGATATTTGCGAAAAGAGGAAAAGGAGGGCTTGAGTGTAATTTCCAGCACAAAGACGGAAGACGCGGCTGCTTTTGCCGATTTAGTAGCTCAAACCTCAGCTCGCAAAGGTTTTTCTGGGCAAGGAGAAACCTACTATAAAAAAATTGTCGAGGCGCTCGGTACCCGTGATCAAATCAAGCTTTATAAAACTTTAAAAGACGGTCAGGTTTTGTCTATGGCGATGGTTCTTTTCTATGCAGACACTGCTTATTACGTTCATGGTGCCTCGGCCCAACACAATACCAGCCCAGTGGCTTACTCAACCCATATTCAAGCGATCACCGATGCTAAGGTCAAGGGAATGGGCTTTTATAATTTCGGTGGGGTCGTCAAAGAAGAGAACTTCAAGCCCGGGCATCCCTGGTACGGAATTACTTTTTTCAAAATGGGTTTTGGAGGTTTTCGCCGTGAATACTTGAAAGCCCAAGATCTACCTTTACGAGCCGCCTACAGTCTCTATACGACGGCTGAAAAGGGACGAACGCAGCTACGCAGATTAATAAGGGGTTACTCAATTTACTGA
- a CDS encoding DUF2207 domain-containing protein, translating into MKWLLSAPLAISLFLFPKLAFADEGWVINSFHSDITLEKSGVLSVKETINLDFGSQEKHGIFRQIPTTYRLADNSNRYVNLTYTSISQDGQEAHFDDYFEAGYQTAKIGDASRTISGPHTYQIEYVVRGALNGFVTHDEIYWNLLGNWPVKILSSQATVSVPGNSLQKVTCFVGPAASTKACESNLEESSATFTTDEVLGNGSDFSIVASIKPGTVPILTGTKPEEAGFNPFTAQRFTLVSISFFFIILALGLIFLFQLWSRHGRDLWWRRAHLFDENQKAEVQPLLDRDTLVVEFSPPENLRPAEIGTLMDERADTLDVTATIVDLASRGYLKITEVAKKWLFGSKDYMLEKKKEADEQLLGYEKELFERLFDDGQSVALSELKKTFYTDLKKVKEKLYSDLTSKKYFPQNPETVRGKYLAFGFGVFVFAALGVAFLSRYLDIVFLPSIALGILGLFLALLSPLMSRRTAAGHELYRRSRGFEMFISRAEKYRQQFFEKENLFNELLAYAIVFGCTEKFAKAFAKMGLKATEPSWYSGSGAFNALYFGAAINSFSSSLSSAIAATPAASGGSGFSASGGFSGGGFGGGGGGSW; encoded by the coding sequence ATGAAATGGTTGCTTAGTGCACCTTTGGCTATTTCCTTATTTTTGTTCCCCAAACTTGCATTTGCCGATGAGGGTTGGGTCATTAATTCTTTTCATTCTGATATTACTCTCGAAAAAAGTGGTGTTCTGTCAGTTAAAGAAACTATCAACCTTGATTTTGGCTCGCAAGAAAAACACGGTATCTTCAGACAAATTCCTACTACCTATAGACTTGCTGACAATTCAAACCGCTATGTCAACCTTACCTACACTTCAATTTCCCAAGATGGTCAAGAAGCCCATTTTGACGATTACTTTGAAGCCGGGTACCAAACGGCGAAAATTGGAGATGCGAGCAGAACAATAAGTGGACCCCACACCTACCAGATTGAATATGTAGTTCGAGGAGCTCTAAATGGTTTCGTAACCCATGACGAAATCTACTGGAATCTTCTTGGAAATTGGCCAGTAAAAATACTTTCTAGCCAAGCAACTGTTTCAGTGCCGGGAAATTCTTTGCAAAAAGTGACCTGCTTTGTGGGTCCGGCTGCTTCGACGAAAGCTTGTGAATCGAACCTTGAAGAGAGCTCAGCCACTTTTACTACGGATGAAGTTTTGGGAAACGGCTCTGACTTTTCGATTGTTGCCTCAATAAAGCCCGGAACGGTGCCGATTTTGACCGGAACGAAACCTGAAGAAGCCGGTTTTAACCCCTTTACTGCGCAACGCTTCACTCTTGTTTCTATTAGTTTTTTTTTCATAATTTTAGCGCTAGGACTTATTTTCCTTTTCCAGCTTTGGTCGAGGCACGGACGAGATCTTTGGTGGAGACGAGCCCATTTGTTTGATGAGAACCAAAAAGCTGAGGTTCAACCGCTTTTGGACAGAGACACACTCGTGGTTGAATTTAGCCCTCCAGAGAATTTACGTCCGGCTGAAATTGGCACTCTCATGGACGAGAGAGCTGACACTTTAGACGTAACGGCTACAATTGTTGATCTAGCTAGCCGGGGCTACCTGAAAATTACTGAGGTAGCTAAAAAATGGCTTTTTGGTAGCAAAGACTATATGCTGGAAAAGAAAAAAGAAGCTGATGAGCAGCTCCTCGGCTATGAAAAAGAACTTTTTGAACGTCTTTTTGATGATGGTCAGAGTGTAGCTCTTTCTGAGCTCAAGAAGACTTTTTATACTGACCTTAAAAAGGTGAAAGAAAAACTTTACTCCGATTTAACTAGCAAAAAATATTTTCCCCAAAACCCCGAAACAGTGCGTGGTAAATACTTAGCCTTTGGCTTTGGAGTTTTTGTCTTTGCAGCACTTGGAGTAGCCTTCCTTTCTCGCTATCTTGATATCGTTTTCCTTCCCAGTATCGCTTTAGGAATTCTAGGCCTGTTTTTGGCTTTGCTTTCCCCGCTAATGTCGCGGCGGACTGCAGCCGGTCACGAACTTTATCGGCGCAGCCGAGGTTTTGAAATGTTCATTTCACGAGCCGAAAAATACCGTCAACAATTTTTTGAGAAAGAAAATCTTTTTAACGAGCTTTTGGCTTACGCCATTGTTTTTGGTTGTACTGAAAAATTCGCCAAAGCCTTTGCAAAGATGGGGCTGAAGGCGACCGAACCGTCTTGGTACAGCGGGAGTGGGGCTTTTAACGCTCTCTACTTTGGTGCAGCAATCAACAGTTTTTCAAGTTCGCTGTCCTCGGCAATTGCCGCAACCCCGGCGGCAAGTGGAGGTAGTGGTTTTAGCGCCTCCGGAGGCTTTTCTGGTGGCGGTTTCGGTGGTGGTGGGGGAGGAAGTTGGTAG
- a CDS encoding NUDIX domain-containing protein, translating to MSDAEDQLLFVGQKAFIEKDGKILILNDPALGLDFPGGKVQDGEENFDEALSREVREETGLEIEIGEPFTRWRYQLRHGHRNAGKTLCLIGFRCKYKSGEIKLSEEHSSFKWVDKATYQDLNDGSVYFEQLQKYFSGS from the coding sequence ATGAGTGACGCTGAAGATCAATTGCTTTTTGTCGGACAAAAAGCATTTATTGAAAAAGACGGAAAAATTTTAATTCTAAACGACCCTGCATTGGGCTTGGATTTTCCGGGTGGAAAAGTTCAAGATGGCGAAGAAAATTTTGATGAGGCCTTAAGCAGAGAGGTTCGAGAGGAAACAGGTTTGGAAATAGAAATTGGTGAACCTTTTACCCGTTGGCGTTATCAGCTCCGTCACGGGCATAGAAATGCAGGAAAAACACTTTGTTTAATAGGATTTCGCTGCAAGTATAAGTCAGGAGAAATTAAGTTAAGCGAAGAACACAGCAGTTTTAAATGGGTTGATAAGGCTACCTACCAGGATTTAAATGACGGTAGTGTTTATTTTGAGCAGTTACAAAAATATTTCTCGGGTTCTTAG
- a CDS encoding DNA alkylation repair protein: MSAQELKKALRKLASEKKASASAWFFKTGPGQYGEGDKFIGVTVPEQRKLAREFKDLDLVEIESLLQSPFHEERLVSLFILVNRFKGSSQRTQKEIFDFYLANTKSINNWDLVDSSASYIVGEYLLDKPRRVLYSLARSKNLWERRIAVIATFSFIVRGESKDSLKITELLLGDKEDLMHKAVGWMLREVGKRVSREVLIKFLRVHYSTLSRTSLRYAIEHFPAETRQKYLKGKF; encoded by the coding sequence ATGTCAGCTCAAGAACTTAAAAAAGCTTTGCGCAAACTTGCTTCAGAAAAAAAGGCCTCTGCCTCAGCTTGGTTTTTCAAAACTGGTCCTGGTCAATATGGTGAAGGGGACAAGTTTATTGGAGTCACAGTACCGGAGCAAAGAAAACTTGCCCGAGAGTTTAAAGATTTAGATTTAGTGGAGATCGAAAGTCTGCTCCAATCCCCATTCCATGAGGAACGGCTCGTCTCACTCTTTATTTTGGTTAACCGGTTCAAAGGTTCTAGCCAACGAACCCAAAAAGAAATTTTTGATTTCTATCTCGCCAACACTAAATCGATCAACAACTGGGATCTAGTTGATTCGTCTGCTAGTTATATTGTCGGAGAATATTTGCTTGATAAACCAAGAAGGGTTCTCTACTCTCTGGCTAGATCGAAGAACCTCTGGGAAAGGCGAATCGCCGTGATCGCCACTTTTAGCTTTATTGTTCGGGGCGAAAGCAAAGACAGCCTAAAAATTACCGAGCTTCTACTCGGAGACAAGGAAGACCTGATGCACAAGGCAGTGGGCTGGATGCTACGCGAAGTTGGCAAACGAGTTTCAAGAGAAGTTTTGATCAAGTTTTTGAGAGTGCATTATTCTACCCTTTCCCGGACAAGTCTGCGCTACGCGATTGAGCACTTTCCTGCCGAAACGAGACAAAAATACCTCAAAGGAAAATTTTAA
- a CDS encoding Gmad2 immunoglobulin-like domain-containing protein, producing MNKNLLTVSLLIIVLGLVAIFAYQNFFPSKDSEKGQKPAAEISTFEQCAAAGMPVQESYPRRCMAEGKSFTEDIGNTLEKSDFIVLKSPLPNEKVGSPLQITGQAKGSWFFEAVFPVKILNSADKVLGTTTAKTSDNWMSDSFVTFNATLTFEASTTERGTLVLEKDNPSGLVENEDSLRIPIKFK from the coding sequence GTGAACAAGAATCTGCTCACGGTGTCTTTATTGATCATAGTTCTCGGCTTGGTAGCAATTTTTGCCTACCAGAATTTTTTCCCTTCTAAAGACAGTGAAAAGGGCCAAAAACCAGCTGCGGAAATCAGCACTTTCGAGCAGTGTGCGGCCGCCGGAATGCCAGTTCAGGAAAGCTACCCCCGACGCTGTATGGCCGAGGGAAAGAGCTTTACTGAAGACATTGGCAATACTTTAGAAAAAAGCGATTTCATCGTTCTAAAGAGCCCTTTGCCAAACGAAAAGGTGGGCAGCCCGCTGCAAATTACAGGTCAAGCTAAAGGAAGCTGGTTTTTTGAAGCTGTCTTCCCGGTCAAAATCCTAAATAGTGCTGACAAAGTTCTTGGGACTACAACAGCCAAAACAAGTGACAACTGGATGAGCGACAGCTTTGTGACTTTCAATGCGACTTTGACTTTTGAAGCCTCAACGACTGAAAGAGGAACTTTGGTTCTCGAAAAAGACAATCCTTCTGGGCTTGTGGAAAACGAAGATTCGCTAAGAATCCCGATCAAATTTAAGTAA
- a CDS encoding MazG-like family protein — MTTEGLQKRIVKFRDLRNWKQFHNPKDLAISLLLEAAELLEHFQWESPEEMDELIKSEKLKEIKEEVADTYYWILLIAHDLNIDLEEALKEKMAQNEAKYPVEKAKNSHKKYNEL, encoded by the coding sequence ATGACGACTGAGGGGCTACAAAAAAGAATTGTCAAATTTCGTGACCTCCGCAACTGGAAACAGTTTCACAACCCCAAAGATCTCGCTATTTCCCTTCTTCTTGAAGCCGCAGAACTGCTTGAACATTTCCAATGGGAAAGCCCAGAAGAAATGGACGAGCTCATTAAATCCGAAAAATTAAAGGAGATTAAAGAAGAGGTGGCGGACACTTACTACTGGATTTTGCTCATTGCCCACGATCTCAATATTGATCTGGAGGAAGCCTTGAAAGAGAAAATGGCCCAAAATGAGGCCAAATACCCAGTTGAGAAAGCTAAAAACTCCCACAAAAAATACAATGAGCTCTAA
- a CDS encoding SDR family oxidoreductase, with translation MSSKTVGLKDKVVLITGSSIGIGAALAEEFARQGAKVVITYNTNKDAAMRLAEKCLTLGAADILVLKLDVRNEKEILESVARVKKEFGHIDVLVNNAGVFAEGTVETTTFEGIEDQVRVNLEGLIKMTHAALPYLKGAVVNIGSRAGTKPYPNYATYAATKWAVRGFSKSLAAEIALPVYCVNPAGTATAMNDFEGVPASKVAEVILAVLTGKIKAESGDDINVWEY, from the coding sequence ATGAGCTCTAAAACTGTCGGACTTAAAGACAAAGTTGTTCTCATTACTGGCTCCTCCATCGGCATTGGAGCTGCTCTCGCGGAAGAATTTGCCAGGCAGGGTGCCAAAGTGGTCATTACCTACAATACGAACAAAGACGCAGCTATGAGACTAGCTGAAAAGTGCCTGACCCTGGGTGCGGCTGATATTCTCGTGCTCAAGCTTGATGTCCGAAACGAGAAGGAAATTCTGGAAAGTGTGGCAAGAGTCAAAAAAGAGTTTGGTCACATTGATGTTCTAGTCAACAACGCTGGAGTCTTTGCGGAAGGGACAGTAGAAACAACCACTTTTGAAGGTATCGAAGATCAAGTGCGCGTCAACCTCGAGGGTTTGATCAAAATGACGCACGCGGCTCTCCCCTACTTGAAAGGGGCAGTGGTGAACATTGGTTCTCGGGCTGGAACAAAGCCTTATCCGAACTACGCGACTTACGCAGCGACCAAATGGGCGGTGCGCGGCTTTTCCAAATCTTTGGCAGCCGAGATTGCTCTGCCGGTCTACTGCGTCAACCCGGCTGGAACTGCCACCGCCATGAACGATTTTGAGGGCGTTCCGGCCTCCAAAGTCGCTGAGGTCATCCTTGCTGTCTTGACTGGAAAAATCAAAGCTGAAAGTGGGGACGATATCAATGTTTGGGAATATTAG
- a CDS encoding phosphatase PAP2 family protein, with product MFGNISFGRNYFPLLVGGLCLLSFFLLGFLVLQFPDNFLDRTNFFSEAALPYPWLGNLLKLVSFFGETLVALLLLLLLSLFFFFTKYPIKLPTIVGLILFSFSADLLKPLFARDRPGPTITHLTYSYPSGHATFYAVYFGFIFFLLLRSKALPKWLRNLLLAFCAFLIVSVGLSRLYLGFHWNSDVLGGYLLGVGLLSILIFGQERLSGKSRSAKLGANENLRVPKRKIG from the coding sequence ATGTTTGGGAATATTAGTTTTGGACGAAACTATTTTCCTCTTCTAGTAGGGGGCCTCTGCCTGCTCTCCTTTTTTCTTTTAGGTTTTCTAGTTTTGCAGTTTCCGGACAACTTTCTCGACAGAACAAACTTCTTTTCCGAGGCGGCTCTACCCTACCCGTGGTTGGGAAATTTACTCAAGCTGGTTTCTTTTTTTGGAGAAACTCTGGTTGCACTGCTTTTACTCTTGTTGCTTTCCCTTTTTTTCTTTTTCACTAAATACCCAATCAAGCTTCCCACCATAGTTGGTCTGATTCTTTTTTCTTTCAGTGCTGATCTTCTCAAACCTCTTTTTGCTCGTGATCGACCGGGGCCAACAATCACCCACCTTACCTACAGCTACCCGAGCGGACATGCGACTTTTTACGCAGTTTACTTTGGTTTTATCTTTTTCCTCTTGCTTCGGTCAAAGGCTTTACCAAAATGGCTGCGCAACCTACTTCTTGCCTTTTGCGCTTTTTTGATCGTCTCTGTCGGGCTCTCGCGCCTTTACTTGGGCTTCCATTGGAACAGTGACGTTCTCGGTGGCTACCTCCTCGGTGTCGGTTTACTCTCGATTTTGATCTTTGGCCAGGAGCGCTTGAGCGGAAAGTCGAGGAGTGCTAAACTGGGTGCAAATGAAAATCTCCGAGTCCCAAAAAGAAAAATTGGTTGA
- a CDS encoding type II toxin-antitoxin system HicB family antitoxin, with translation MSKVEFVVEIFKDPEVGGFVADVVNLPGCMSQGETKEEALENVEKAIKVYLEVVGEEKLGEKPEFIIKRSVEVPQLTN, from the coding sequence ATGTCTAAAGTAGAATTTGTGGTCGAAATTTTCAAAGACCCGGAGGTTGGCGGTTTTGTTGCTGACGTAGTTAACTTGCCAGGGTGCATGTCCCAAGGCGAAACCAAAGAAGAAGCTTTGGAAAATGTCGAAAAAGCTATTAAGGTTTACTTGGAAGTCGTCGGCGAAGAAAAACTCGGTGAGAAGCCGGAATTTATTATTAAACGTTCGGTAGAAGTACCTCAACTCACTAACTAA
- a CDS encoding MT-A70 family methyltransferase, whose protein sequence is MEQQKMFNETKKVTGYSLYNEDFKKRLQHNYSDGFFPSLPNKRFDIIYADPPWHYNGKLQFDKSSTTKEKLNLSRKIFISTAGFKYPMLKLNELMEMPISKITKDDCLLFMWTSNPHLAQAIKLGEAWGFEYKTVAFVWDKMNHNPGQYTLSNCELCLVFKHGRIPKPRGARNVQQLIRAKRGEHSEKPIEVMSAIEKMFPSQEKIELFARKKAEGWTVWGLDVFNKNGDNF, encoded by the coding sequence ATGGAACAGCAAAAGATGTTTAATGAAACTAAAAAAGTGACCGGATATTCCCTATATAATGAGGATTTTAAGAAGCGGTTACAACACAATTACTCAGATGGGTTTTTTCCTTCTCTACCAAATAAGCGGTTTGACATAATTTATGCTGACCCACCTTGGCACTATAATGGAAAACTTCAATTTGATAAAAGTAGTACAACTAAAGAAAAACTTAACCTATCAAGAAAGATATTCATTAGTACAGCAGGTTTTAAGTATCCTATGTTAAAACTAAACGAGTTAATGGAGATGCCTATAAGCAAAATTACAAAAGATGACTGTCTTCTGTTTATGTGGACGTCAAATCCCCATTTAGCTCAAGCTATTAAATTAGGAGAGGCTTGGGGTTTTGAATACAAAACAGTCGCATTTGTCTGGGACAAAATGAACCATAATCCTGGACAATATACCCTTTCTAATTGCGAGTTGTGTCTGGTTTTTAAACACGGAAGAATACCAAAGCCGAGAGGTGCCAGAAATGTACAACAATTAATAAGAGCCAAAAGAGGGGAGCATAGCGAGAAACCTATAGAGGTGATGAGTGCAATAGAAAAGATGTTTCCAAGCCAAGAGAAGATCGAATTATTTGCCAGAAAGAAAGCAGAAGGTTGGACGGTGTGGGGCTTAGATGTTTTTAATAAAAATGGAGATAACTTTTAA
- a CDS encoding MunI family type II restriction endonuclease — protein MGTLELRKRLNWQTVSGGKALDQEVLFNDAFFKEFQNSETFILRPKPKEFEHIYEKVKLDKPVEKAVFSPGRTWHHGIKIDFAIENVNTSKKLYIEVKRQDGWVEGKPPSAGRGNAHERSCKFFTPGLLKLLKDHSNLGKDVLPFWIVYAGDIARDPKRVREITFWFDGFPNHFFMWMYPDEKSLVEHFNTKLKHLLL, from the coding sequence ATGGGAACACTTGAGTTACGAAAAAGATTGAATTGGCAAACAGTAAGTGGCGGGAAAGCTCTTGATCAGGAGGTTCTGTTTAATGACGCTTTTTTTAAAGAATTTCAGAACTCAGAAACATTTATTTTAAGACCAAAACCGAAAGAATTTGAACATATCTATGAAAAAGTTAAATTAGACAAACCCGTTGAGAAAGCTGTGTTTTCTCCGGGTAGAACTTGGCACCATGGAATAAAGATAGATTTCGCCATTGAGAATGTAAATACTAGTAAGAAACTTTACATAGAGGTTAAAAGACAAGATGGTTGGGTTGAAGGTAAACCTCCAAGTGCAGGAAGGGGTAATGCACATGAAAGATCATGTAAGTTTTTTACACCTGGACTACTGAAACTTTTAAAAGATCACTCAAACCTAGGAAAGGATGTTTTACCGTTTTGGATTGTCTATGCAGGTGATATAGCACGTGATCCAAAACGGGTAAGAGAAATAACTTTTTGGTTCGATGGTTTCCCTAACCACTTTTTTATGTGGATGTATCCTGATGAAAAATCCCTAGTTGAGCATTTTAATACGAAACTAAAACATTTACTACTTTAA
- a CDS encoding helix-turn-helix transcriptional regulator produces MVDIKQKFGEKMRQIRRQKKISQEELAFKASLHRTYISDIERGARNVSLENIEKIAKALEIPMGMLMHSEK; encoded by the coding sequence ATGGTAGACATTAAACAAAAGTTTGGCGAAAAAATGCGCCAAATCAGAAGACAAAAGAAAATCTCGCAAGAAGAGCTTGCGTTTAAAGCAAGCCTTCATAGAACTTACATTAGTGATATTGAACGCGGTGCCAGAAATGTTTCTCTGGAAAATATTGAAAAAATCGCTAAGGCTCTTGAAATACCCATGGGTATGTTAATGCATTCGGAGAAATAA
- the heR gene encoding heliorhodopsin HeR, with product MFPFSKGIDFQYLRNFNLIMASLHALQGVAILLLSTSFSLPVTAGYLTFDFSSQALVPSSREIFSLQIGPLVALFFFLSAAAHLIIATLWRASYEEDLKKGMNRVRWIEYALSVSVMMVAIALLVGIYELTSLIMIFALVAVMNLMGLMMEVHNQTTEKTSWLAFKIGSFAGIVPWVVVGLYFWAASAYGEGDTPTFVYWIYISIFVFFNCFAINMYLQYKRIGKWKDYIFGERVYMVLSLVAKSALAWQVFAGTLRP from the coding sequence ATGTTTCCTTTCTCCAAAGGAATAGACTTCCAGTACCTACGCAATTTCAATCTGATCATGGCTTCCCTACATGCTTTACAGGGAGTAGCCATACTGCTACTCAGCACTTCCTTTTCCTTGCCGGTAACTGCCGGTTACCTGACATTCGATTTTTCCAGCCAAGCGCTTGTACCATCCAGTAGAGAAATATTTAGTCTGCAGATTGGGCCTTTGGTGGCCCTGTTTTTCTTCCTTTCCGCGGCTGCCCACCTCATCATTGCTACGCTCTGGCGGGCAAGTTACGAAGAAGACCTAAAAAAGGGAATGAACCGGGTTCGTTGGATCGAATACGCCCTTTCGGTTTCGGTCATGATGGTAGCGATCGCTCTGCTGGTGGGAATTTATGAGCTCACCAGTTTGATCATGATTTTTGCTTTGGTAGCTGTCATGAACCTCATGGGACTAATGATGGAAGTGCACAATCAAACTACTGAAAAAACTAGTTGGCTCGCCTTCAAAATCGGCAGCTTTGCTGGCATCGTCCCGTGGGTTGTTGTCGGTCTCTACTTCTGGGCCGCTTCTGCCTATGGAGAGGGAGATACACCCACCTTTGTTTACTGGATTTACATCAGCATCTTCGTTTTCTTCAACTGCTTTGCAATCAACATGTACCTGCAATACAAAAGAATCGGAAAGTGGAAAGACTACATTTTTGGTGAAAGGGTCTACATGGTTCTCAGTCTGGTGGCAAAATCTGCTCTTGCCTGGCAAGTCTTCGCCGGTACCCTACGGCCTTAG